One region of uncultured Sulfurimonas sp. genomic DNA includes:
- a CDS encoding methylenetetrahydrofolate reductase, which produces MFDKLINKLKNDTYITLETTPGHSPSFSPLIDKIEELDLQNYVDGFSTTDNPLAKLKYNSLFAAKMLQDRFNKPVIATMSMRDRNKIALQSDLLGANEVDVRAILALTGDPATISNQPHTKGVFEADSSLLLDIISAFNSGMDYAGKALSHKPKEIYPFAVVNSFAKNPKTLQKKMQKKIKHGAKGIITQPVYDLENAKQLLELKEAANNECCSQNQNAELILGVFPITKLRTAQFLSAHVPGINVPQRWIDALRIANERGAEEEYKVGFELSKNLFDSLKEYHPKIHLMTANQFTLAKELLK; this is translated from the coding sequence TTGTTTGATAAACTAATAAATAAGCTAAAAAACGACACATATATTACTCTTGAGACAACGCCTGGTCACTCTCCTAGTTTTTCTCCTCTTATAGATAAGATAGAAGAACTTGATTTACAAAACTATGTTGATGGATTTTCAACAACCGACAACCCTTTAGCTAAACTAAAATACAACTCTCTTTTTGCAGCAAAAATGCTTCAAGATAGATTTAACAAACCTGTTATTGCAACAATGAGCATGAGAGATAGAAACAAAATAGCATTACAATCAGATCTCTTGGGTGCAAATGAAGTTGATGTAAGAGCTATTTTAGCTCTTACTGGTGACCCTGCAACTATATCTAATCAACCTCATACAAAAGGTGTTTTTGAAGCTGATAGTTCACTTTTACTTGACATCATAAGCGCTTTTAATTCAGGTATGGATTATGCAGGTAAAGCACTCTCACATAAACCAAAAGAGATATATCCCTTTGCTGTTGTAAACTCTTTTGCCAAAAATCCAAAAACACTTCAAAAGAAGATGCAAAAAAAGATAAAACATGGAGCAAAAGGAATTATCACTCAACCTGTGTATGATTTAGAAAATGCAAAACAATTACTAGAATTAAAAGAAGCAGCAAACAATGAATGTTGCTCACAAAATCAAAATGCCGAACTTATTTTAGGTGTTTTTCCTATTACAAAACTTAGAACTGCACAATTTTTATCTGCTCATGTTCCTGGCATAAATGTTCCACAAAGATGGATAGATGCACTAAGAATTGCAAACGAGAGGGGAGCAGAGGAAGAGTATAAAGTTGGTTTTGAACTTAGTAAAAACTTATTTGATTCTCTTAAAGAGTATCATCCAAAAATCCACTTAATGACTGCAAATCAATTTACTTTAGCAAAAGAACTGCTAAAATAA
- a CDS encoding HD domain-containing phosphohydrolase, which translates to MSYKTHFIDKIVYLILFIWTSLMLSVVVTSTYQEYGYADMLAKNEAVVSVNKDLAYRMWVSSHGGVYVPITDKTPPNPYLSHIINRDVNTTASQELTLMNPAYTLSQMMRDYSELYGTKGHITSRILMNPKNKPDAWEEKALQSVEVTRKAIYEKSLIDNKEYFRYLRPLVVDQSCLKCHAFQGYKLGDIRGGVSVSIPMKKYEEEAFSHSFVNSIIAFVVYIFGLIFIYFGRKKANEVIKSKVKDYEQHIYSLVNIIEKRDSYTAGHSDRVAQYSVLIAQEMGFNKEKIEILRRACMLHDIGKISTPDSILLRPGSLNDLEYEIIKEHVVVSYDLLSSVDIYKDIADIVRYHHEHYDGSGYPFGLKGDQIPIMSQIMTVADAFDAMTTNRVYKPRKSVEMAILELGELSGKQFNTQVVNAACVVLKDIEVERTITQRPKSKIEKERFVYFYKDQVTGVYNKEYLEFVLAHSHINEFNTKCICGIYLHNFSQYNSKTSWTDGDLLLKKFAQKLVSLNKSDFIFRIYGDDFLVLSKKQEKIEMHIKELEDVLQGTGVTITYKCFNVKKDNINSISDLEKLF; encoded by the coding sequence TTGAGTTATAAAACACACTTTATAGATAAAATAGTTTATCTTATTCTTTTTATTTGGACATCTTTAATGTTAAGTGTTGTTGTTACATCTACATACCAAGAGTATGGTTATGCAGATATGTTGGCTAAAAATGAAGCAGTTGTTAGCGTAAACAAAGATTTGGCATATCGTATGTGGGTATCTTCACACGGTGGAGTTTATGTTCCAATAACAGATAAAACACCTCCTAACCCTTATCTTTCTCATATAATAAATAGAGATGTAAATACCACAGCATCTCAAGAACTAACTCTTATGAATCCAGCATATACTCTTTCTCAAATGATGAGAGATTATAGTGAACTTTATGGAACAAAGGGTCATATTACTAGTAGAATTCTTATGAACCCTAAAAACAAACCAGATGCTTGGGAAGAAAAAGCATTGCAAAGTGTAGAAGTAACTCGCAAAGCAATTTATGAAAAATCTTTGATTGATAATAAAGAGTATTTTCGTTATTTAAGACCTCTTGTAGTAGATCAATCATGCTTAAAATGTCACGCTTTTCAAGGTTATAAACTAGGAGATATTCGCGGTGGAGTCTCTGTGTCAATTCCTATGAAAAAATATGAAGAAGAAGCATTTTCACACTCTTTTGTTAATTCTATTATTGCTTTTGTTGTATATATATTTGGATTGATTTTTATATATTTTGGACGAAAAAAAGCAAATGAAGTTATTAAAAGCAAAGTAAAAGATTACGAACAACATATATATTCACTTGTAAATATCATAGAAAAAAGAGATAGTTATACAGCAGGGCACTCAGATAGAGTTGCACAATATTCGGTTTTGATAGCACAAGAGATGGGATTTAATAAAGAAAAAATTGAAATTTTGCGTAGAGCTTGTATGTTGCATGATATTGGAAAAATTTCAACTCCTGATTCTATTTTATTGCGTCCTGGATCTTTAAATGATTTAGAGTATGAGATTATTAAAGAACACGTTGTTGTAAGTTATGATTTGCTTAGTAGTGTAGATATTTACAAAGATATTGCAGATATTGTGCGTTATCATCATGAACATTATGATGGTAGTGGATACCCTTTTGGATTAAAAGGTGATCAAATACCAATAATGTCTCAAATAATGACAGTCGCAGATGCTTTTGATGCAATGACAACAAACCGTGTATATAAACCTAGAAAAAGCGTTGAAATGGCGATTCTTGAGCTAGGAGAGTTGTCGGGTAAACAGTTTAATACACAAGTAGTTAATGCAGCTTGTGTAGTATTGAAAGATATTGAAGTTGAGAGAACAATAACGCAAAGACCAAAAAGTAAGATAGAAAAAGAGAGATTTGTTTATTTTTACAAAGATCAAGTTACTGGGGTTTATAACAAAGAGTATTTAGAGTTTGTTCTAGCACACAGCCATATTAATGAATTTAACACAAAATGCATATGTGGTATTTATTTGCATAATTTTAGTCAGTACAATAGTAAAACAAGTTGGACAGATGGAGATTTACTTCTTAAAAAATTTGCTCAAAAATTAGTAAGTTTAAATAAAAGTGATTTTATTTTTAGAATTTATGGAGATGATTTTTTAGTGTTAAGTAAAAAACAAGAGAAGATAGAGATGCATATAAAAGAGTTAGAAGATGTATTGCAAGGCACAGGTGTAACTATCACTTATAAATGTTTTAATGTAAAAAAAGACAATATAAATAGTATAAGTGATTTAGAAAAATTATTTTAG
- the serS gene encoding serine--tRNA ligase translates to MIDLKLLQKDFDVVSAKLMRKGIDATLIESLKLKNEELKKAKSSFETLQALQNSMSKEFGVYKREGKDISELKQRVDANKIVINEALDIQRKCQEELENIAMAIPNMPDDSVPDGKDENDNIELKKVLTPKDFNFTPKEHWELAEKNGWIDFERGVKLATSRFSVSFGMGARLERALINFMLDFNRSRGFDEVSVPALVNRTALEGTGQLPKFEDDLYKMDGLDLFLIPTAEVPVTNLYQDEILREDELPKKMTAYTSCFRKEAGAAGRDTRGMIRQHQFHKVELVALTTPQQSEGVFDEMVSCASDILTALELPHRLVNLCTGDLGFGAAHTTDIEVWLPGQNTYREISSISNTREFQARRAKIRFKDAKKNTFVNTLNGSSLAVGRTLVAIMENYQNEDGSIDIPEVLKPYLGM, encoded by the coding sequence ATGATTGATTTAAAATTATTACAAAAAGATTTTGATGTTGTTAGTGCAAAACTAATGCGTAAAGGTATAGATGCTACACTTATTGAGAGCTTAAAGCTAAAAAATGAAGAGCTAAAAAAAGCTAAATCAAGTTTTGAAACACTTCAAGCATTGCAAAATTCTATGAGTAAAGAGTTTGGTGTTTATAAGCGTGAGGGCAAAGATATTAGTGAGCTTAAACAAAGAGTAGATGCAAACAAAATCGTAATAAACGAAGCACTAGACATTCAAAGAAAATGCCAAGAAGAGTTAGAAAATATCGCCATGGCTATTCCAAATATGCCTGATGATTCAGTCCCTGATGGTAAAGATGAAAATGACAATATAGAGTTAAAAAAAGTTTTAACTCCTAAAGATTTTAACTTTACTCCTAAAGAGCATTGGGAACTAGCGGAAAAAAATGGCTGGATAGACTTTGAACGCGGTGTAAAACTTGCTACTTCAAGATTTTCAGTAAGTTTTGGAATGGGTGCAAGATTAGAGCGAGCACTTATAAACTTTATGCTTGATTTTAACCGAAGTCGTGGTTTTGATGAAGTTAGTGTTCCCGCACTTGTAAACCGCACTGCCTTAGAAGGAACTGGACAACTTCCAAAGTTTGAAGATGATTTATACAAAATGGATGGACTTGATCTATTTTTAATTCCAACAGCAGAAGTTCCTGTTACAAATCTATACCAAGATGAGATACTAAGAGAAGATGAACTTCCAAAAAAAATGACTGCATATACATCTTGCTTTAGAAAAGAAGCAGGAGCAGCAGGACGCGATACTCGCGGAATGATAAGACAACATCAGTTTCACAAAGTAGAACTTGTAGCTCTTACAACACCACAACAGAGCGAGGGAGTTTTTGATGAGATGGTTTCATGTGCATCTGATATATTAACAGCCCTAGAATTACCTCATCGTCTTGTTAATCTTTGCACAGGTGACTTAGGTTTTGGAGCTGCCCACACTACAGATATAGAAGTATGGTTACCAGGACAAAATACATACCGTGAAATCTCTTCAATCTCTAATACAAGAGAGTTTCAAGCTAGACGTGCAAAAATCCGTTTTAAAGATGCTAAGAAAAACACTTTTGTAAACACACTAAATGGAAGCTCTTTAGCAGTTGGAAGAACTTTAGTTGCCATTATGGAAAACTATCAAAACGAAGATGGAAGCATAGATATCCCTGAAGTTTTAAAACCTTATTTGGGGATGTAA
- a CDS encoding DUF1007 family protein encodes MFKIFSIFVLLSTLLFSHPHTFIEVYPSVEVKDEKISNLHFKWKLDDMTSSILVMEFDKNGDKEIDANENHYAYKNYFTLLESFGLYTEIKIKDKVQRLPKATNFKTSIEDGRVCYSFDLKGSYNIKDLRVEFGDKDLYVAMIIKKEFLKVKGAKAKISEVDYDFYYVHRLEFEKEK; translated from the coding sequence ATGTTTAAAATATTTTCTATTTTTGTACTATTATCAACTCTTCTTTTTTCACATCCTCATACATTTATTGAGGTTTACCCAAGTGTAGAAGTTAAGGATGAAAAAATCTCTAACTTACACTTTAAATGGAAGTTAGATGATATGACCTCTTCAATATTGGTTATGGAATTTGATAAAAATGGAGATAAAGAGATAGATGCAAACGAAAATCATTATGCTTATAAGAACTACTTTACTTTGCTAGAGAGTTTTGGTCTTTATACTGAGATAAAGATTAAGGACAAAGTTCAGAGACTTCCAAAAGCTACAAATTTTAAAACAAGTATAGAAGATGGCAGAGTTTGTTACTCTTTTGACTTAAAAGGTAGCTACAATATCAAAGATTTAAGAGTAGAGTTTGGAGATAAAGATCTTTATGTAGCTATGATAATAAAAAAAGAGTTTTTAAAAGTCAAAGGTGCTAAAGCTAAGATAAGCGAAGTGGATTATGATTTTTATTATGTACATAGATTAGAATTTGAGAAAGAAAAATAA
- a CDS encoding thiamine biosynthesis protein ThiF, whose amino-acid sequence MIHGFDLSNPLICEGIVGDGCGGGRLFMVEDTTLKAYDPITKEYFELLKDIQNPLCISKKACIVSVVCKDEVIEFDLSKMKKIEK is encoded by the coding sequence ATGATTCATGGTTTTGATTTGAGTAATCCGCTTATATGTGAAGGAATTGTTGGTGATGGATGTGGAGGAGGGCGACTCTTTATGGTTGAAGATACAACTCTTAAAGCTTATGATCCTATAACAAAAGAGTACTTTGAACTTTTAAAAGATATACAAAATCCTCTTTGCATCTCTAAAAAAGCCTGTATAGTTAGTGTTGTTTGTAAAGATGAAGTTATAGAGTTTGATTTATCGAAAATGAAAAAAATCGAGAAATAA
- a CDS encoding ThiF family adenylyltransferase yields MKYDRIKLILQDDFSKLEDAKILLLGVGGVGGFCLDCLMRSGVKDVTIVDFDTFDESNQNRQMWSEMHEGELKVEALKKHYPDIKIINYRIDEQWVWDFDFDEYDLVLDAIDDTKAKLAIAQKCYKKLISSFGSAKRLDPTKIEVTDIWKTYGDKFGSKIRYELKKRGFKKKYRVVFSSEEAKVKAKGSFVGVTASFGLAMCSEAVQTLIKK; encoded by the coding sequence ATGAAATACGACCGCATAAAGCTTATACTTCAAGATGATTTTTCTAAACTAGAAGATGCAAAAATCCTTCTGCTTGGTGTCGGTGGAGTTGGTGGTTTTTGTCTTGATTGTTTAATGAGAAGCGGTGTTAAAGATGTTACTATAGTTGATTTTGACACCTTTGATGAGTCAAATCAAAACCGTCAGATGTGGTCTGAGATGCATGAGGGTGAGCTTAAAGTTGAAGCTCTAAAAAAACATTATCCAGATATAAAAATCATAAACTATCGCATAGATGAGCAGTGGGTTTGGGATTTTGACTTTGATGAGTATGATTTGGTGTTAGATGCTATAGATGATACAAAAGCTAAACTTGCTATCGCTCAAAAATGTTACAAAAAACTTATATCTTCTTTTGGAAGTGCCAAAAGGCTTGACCCCACAAAGATAGAAGTAACAGATATCTGGAAAACTTATGGAGATAAGTTTGGCTCAAAAATCCGATATGAGCTTAAAAAAAGAGGTTTTAAAAAGAAGTATAGAGTTGTTTTTTCATCCGAAGAAGCTAAAGTAAAAGCAAAGGGAAGTTTTGTGGGAGTTACTGCCTCATTTGGACTAGCAATGTGTTCAGAAGCTGTGCAAACACTTATAAAGAAGTAG
- the surE gene encoding 5'/3'-nucleotidase SurE, whose amino-acid sequence MKKKYRILVTNDDGYEAKGLLCLVEALKELEDVKVTVVAPANEKSACGHSLTLVRPLRFVSVDDDFYKLDDGTPSDCVYLSLSTIFTDKKPDLLISGINRGSNMGEDITYSGTAAGAMEGVLHNVPSIAISQVMDFTNPDGDFRLAQKTIKELVLKIKNGTFPLPHREFLNVNIPPDVEEAKIQVTYAGYRFYANDSHVHRNPRGEEHYWLGLHPLNFSPRDGVDGVSDYEAIQAGNISITPIQLDLSAYKSMSKLESWIN is encoded by the coding sequence ATGAAAAAAAAGTATAGAATTTTAGTTACAAATGATGATGGTTATGAGGCAAAAGGTCTTCTTTGTCTTGTTGAAGCTCTAAAAGAGTTAGAAGATGTAAAGGTGACAGTTGTAGCGCCTGCAAATGAAAAGTCAGCTTGTGGACATTCACTTACACTTGTTCGTCCACTTCGTTTTGTAAGTGTTGATGATGATTTTTACAAACTTGATGATGGAACTCCGAGTGATTGTGTTTATCTCTCTTTGAGTACTATCTTTACAGACAAAAAGCCAGATTTACTCATAAGCGGAATAAATCGCGGCTCAAACATGGGAGAGGATATAACTTATAGCGGAACGGCAGCTGGTGCGATGGAGGGAGTTTTACACAATGTTCCTTCTATAGCTATAAGTCAAGTTATGGACTTTACAAATCCTGATGGAGATTTCAGACTTGCTCAAAAAACCATAAAAGAGTTAGTTTTGAAGATAAAAAACGGGACTTTTCCACTTCCACATAGAGAGTTTTTAAATGTAAACATTCCTCCTGATGTAGAAGAAGCAAAGATACAAGTCACTTATGCTGGTTACAGATTTTACGCAAATGACTCTCATGTTCATAGAAATCCTCGTGGAGAGGAACATTACTGGCTTGGTTTGCATCCACTAAACTTTTCTCCAAGAGATGGTGTTGATGGAGTTAGTGATTATGAAGCTATTCAAGCTGGAAATATCTCCATAACTCCAATTCAGCTTGATTTGAGTGCATATAAAAGTATGAGTAAACTTGAGAGTTGGATAAACTAA
- a CDS encoding TOBE domain-containing protein encodes MKIDGRFWLSKNGKSFLGSGRIELLKTIEETGSMNAAAKEMKMSYKAAWERVNSMNELADEALITRTTGGKGGGGTTLTPYAHQLIQTYERLREVHQKFIERFAEAGDDAQRLEQILNRTFLTTSARNQLPSKVKNITQDELSTNLELSLLGGVSLISSITAKSAKDMALHKGSDTYALIKSSDINIVSNPPKEYENLNIIEGIISSVETSEHSLEIILRVNDSLSLVAAINKDEHQESFKDGQKAYALINTKNIIIGL; translated from the coding sequence ATGAAGATTGATGGTCGCTTTTGGCTTAGTAAAAATGGTAAGAGTTTTTTAGGTTCAGGTAGGATAGAACTTTTAAAAACCATAGAAGAAACAGGTTCGATGAACGCAGCTGCAAAAGAGATGAAAATGAGCTACAAAGCAGCTTGGGAACGTGTAAATAGTATGAATGAGTTAGCAGATGAAGCACTCATAACTAGGACTACAGGCGGAAAAGGTGGTGGAGGAACAACTCTCACACCATACGCACATCAACTTATTCAAACCTACGAAAGACTTCGTGAAGTACATCAAAAATTTATAGAGCGTTTTGCAGAGGCTGGAGATGATGCACAGAGATTAGAGCAGATTTTAAATAGAACTTTTTTAACAACAAGTGCTAGAAATCAACTTCCCTCAAAAGTAAAAAATATCACACAAGATGAACTAAGCACAAATCTTGAACTCTCTCTTCTTGGAGGAGTTTCACTAATCTCTAGCATAACAGCAAAATCCGCAAAAGATATGGCTCTTCATAAGGGAAGTGACACTTATGCTCTTATAAAATCAAGTGACATTAACATAGTTTCAAATCCTCCTAAAGAGTATGAAAATCTCAATATTATAGAGGGTATCATAAGCTCAGTGGAAACTTCTGAACACTCTCTTGAGATAATCCTTCGCGTTAATGACTCTTTATCTTTAGTAGCAGCAATAAATAAAGATGAACATCAAGAATCCTTTAAAGATGGACAAAAAGCATATGCCCTTATTAACACAAAAAATATAATCATAGGTCTTTAA
- a CDS encoding ABC transporter substrate-binding protein: MLFILTLSSNAKIIKDRDANEIVVPQNVQKVFGSSPPMNYLLYALNPKKMIGLNFNVKNINNDASEEFLTKEFLTLPVIGSFHGGGQIINLETLIKYKPDLILLWEDDLLIQTVQQDILKTKIATITLPFRKIEDMPYSLSFAGEAIGESKRGKLLSNYASKIMQEIKTSLKDAKPIKYYYAQGVDGLLTECHSSFHVEALNFSGGENVHRCKQGDVLGLEKINFETLLSYNPEIIIAQNELAYKSILKKPLWKHLRAVKNNKVFLVPNKPFNWIDRPPSFMRILGIQWLTKIFHPKRYDIDLEKRTKEFYSLFLKVEISDEQIRQILGEKN, encoded by the coding sequence TTGTTGTTTATATTAACTCTATCTTCTAATGCAAAAATCATAAAAGATAGAGATGCAAATGAGATAGTAGTGCCACAAAATGTACAAAAAGTTTTTGGTTCATCTCCACCAATGAACTACCTACTTTATGCACTAAATCCTAAAAAAATGATAGGGCTTAACTTTAATGTCAAAAATATAAATAACGATGCAAGTGAAGAGTTTTTAACAAAAGAGTTTTTAACACTTCCTGTTATTGGCTCTTTTCATGGTGGAGGTCAAATCATAAATCTTGAAACACTTATAAAATACAAACCAGACTTAATTCTTCTATGGGAAGATGACTTACTTATACAAACAGTACAACAAGATATACTCAAAACTAAGATAGCGACTATTACACTTCCATTTAGAAAGATAGAAGATATGCCATACTCTTTATCATTTGCAGGCGAAGCCATAGGAGAGAGCAAAAGAGGAAAACTACTCTCAAACTATGCGTCCAAAATTATGCAAGAAATCAAAACATCACTTAAAGATGCCAAACCCATAAAGTACTACTACGCTCAAGGAGTTGATGGACTCCTAACAGAGTGTCACAGTTCATTTCATGTAGAAGCACTTAACTTCTCAGGTGGCGAAAATGTTCATAGATGCAAACAAGGCGATGTTTTGGGACTTGAGAAGATAAACTTTGAGACACTTCTTTCTTACAACCCTGAAATCATCATAGCTCAAAATGAACTTGCTTATAAAAGTATTTTAAAAAAGCCACTTTGGAAGCATCTAAGAGCTGTTAAAAACAACAAAGTTTTTCTTGTTCCAAATAAGCCTTTTAACTGGATAGATAGACCACCCTCTTTTATGCGAATCTTAGGGATACAATGGCTTACAAAAATATTTCATCCAAAAAGATACGACATAGACTTAGAAAAAAGAACAAAAGAGTTTTACAGTTTATTTTTAAAAGTAGAAATATCTGATGAACAGATAAGACAAATATTAGGAGAAAAAAATTGA
- a CDS encoding TonB-dependent receptor gives MKKRVLLLPLMASTLMMANPISIETIVVNSASEDSDFLFMADANLNESKNQETFTKKSISTLSSHANMNPYTVISFSPSVNFTPVDNAGSNEPSFHDPIRIRGKSQSGPGGVYMLNSMPVSSNPGGGKHMIDMENIASIDLLKGYLPVDKNLGFSSLIGKVDMNILTPAKKTKTTLSQSFGADNFSRTFMRVDSGKVGDFSAFGSFSYLSSDKNKGSGDLDRFNAMLGLSYEPNDKLKADIYLIKNRDKHHNYATLSYDEAKDLRTYFNKDFSSTKPTSANDVNYYDFNRQDFDTTSILGDIKYKPTNKDTISFKSYYKQDKGEYWYSKEDSNPAKRAVINWQMDHDLYGAVASYEHTFTKELKTKLGYWYHRQQPPGPPSDQKKYKVDANGNLSFAGYAVLASSDYHSLEAPFVEFSGNIKKFNYTLATQYQTFNLGAIKSYTNGTNSSTSSDYDTDIANGTYDDWSSVDAKTFHTFLPSLYLGYELTKSSAIYLDYSRSYGFDVNLFSTYSANRATFVSKGVKLNDIWSELELETSDNIDLGSKILVGGFVLNPSIFVSFVNNKQANIYDSTYGINYPANVGEALGYGAEFASSGVLREDLEFLFSLSYNKYSFTQDFKSSANTSTNIKGNQLPDAPEIISKIALSYYLDNWTFTPSVKYNSSRYGDVANTQKIDAYTLVDLDISYKPKEFFGSKDVTFRATATNLTDERYISTIVTADNALATSATSSTYQTGAPFGMFFSANLKY, from the coding sequence TTGAAAAAAAGAGTTTTATTGCTACCTTTAATGGCATCTACTTTAATGATGGCTAATCCAATTAGTATAGAAACCATAGTAGTAAATAGTGCAAGTGAGGATAGTGATTTTCTTTTTATGGCAGATGCAAATCTTAATGAGTCAAAAAATCAAGAAACTTTTACAAAAAAAAGCATCTCTACACTAAGTTCACACGCAAATATGAATCCATATACAGTTATATCATTTTCACCATCTGTAAACTTTACTCCTGTTGATAATGCAGGTTCAAACGAACCATCATTTCACGACCCCATTCGTATCCGTGGTAAAAGCCAATCTGGTCCTGGTGGAGTATATATGCTAAACTCGATGCCAGTCTCAAGTAATCCTGGTGGTGGAAAACATATGATAGATATGGAAAATATCGCTTCGATTGATTTGCTAAAAGGTTATTTGCCCGTTGATAAAAATCTAGGTTTTTCATCTCTTATCGGTAAGGTAGATATGAATATCTTAACTCCGGCAAAAAAGACTAAAACAACACTCTCGCAATCTTTTGGCGCTGATAACTTTAGTAGAACTTTTATGCGCGTAGATAGTGGAAAAGTAGGCGATTTTTCTGCTTTTGGCTCTTTTTCTTACCTCTCAAGTGATAAAAATAAAGGAAGTGGTGATTTAGATAGATTTAACGCAATGCTTGGCTTATCTTATGAGCCAAACGACAAACTAAAAGCCGATATATATCTTATAAAAAACCGTGATAAACATCACAACTATGCTACTCTTAGTTATGATGAAGCAAAAGATTTAAGAACTTACTTTAACAAAGATTTTTCTAGTACTAAACCAACAAGTGCAAATGATGTAAATTATTATGACTTTAATAGACAAGATTTTGATACCACTAGCATCTTGGGCGATATAAAATATAAACCAACAAACAAAGACACTATCTCTTTTAAATCTTATTATAAGCAAGACAAAGGTGAGTATTGGTACTCTAAAGAGGACTCAAATCCAGCTAAGAGAGCTGTTATAAACTGGCAAATGGATCATGATTTATATGGCGCTGTTGCATCTTATGAGCATACATTTACTAAAGAGTTAAAAACAAAACTTGGATACTGGTATCACAGACAACAACCTCCAGGACCTCCAAGTGATCAAAAAAAATACAAAGTAGATGCTAATGGGAATTTATCATTTGCAGGTTATGCCGTTTTAGCTTCAAGCGATTATCACTCACTTGAAGCTCCTTTTGTAGAGTTTAGCGGAAACATAAAAAAATTCAACTATACACTTGCAACTCAATATCAGACCTTTAATTTAGGAGCAATTAAGAGTTATACAAATGGCACAAATAGCTCAACAAGTAGTGATTATGATACTGATATTGCAAATGGCACTTATGATGATTGGAGTAGTGTAGATGCAAAAACATTTCATACATTTTTGCCATCTTTATATTTAGGTTATGAACTAACAAAAAGTAGTGCCATTTATCTTGACTACTCTCGCTCTTATGGTTTTGATGTAAATCTTTTTTCAACCTACTCCGCAAACAGAGCCACTTTTGTAAGCAAAGGTGTAAAACTAAATGATATTTGGAGTGAGTTAGAACTTGAGACTTCAGATAACATAGATTTGGGCTCAAAAATTTTAGTAGGTGGATTTGTGCTAAATCCTAGTATTTTTGTCTCTTTTGTTAATAATAAACAAGCAAATATATACGATTCAACATATGGCATAAACTATCCTGCAAATGTTGGCGAGGCTCTTGGTTATGGTGCGGAATTTGCATCTAGTGGAGTCTTAAGAGAAGATTTAGAATTTTTATTTTCTCTTTCATATAACAAATACTCTTTTACTCAAGATTTTAAATCCTCAGCCAATACTTCTACAAACATAAAAGGAAATCAACTCCCAGATGCACCTGAAATAATCTCAAAAATTGCTCTTTCTTACTATCTTGACAATTGGACATTTACTCCAAGTGTAAAATATAACTCAAGTAGATATGGAGATGTAGCAAATACTCAAAAGATAGATGCTTATACTTTAGTTGATTTAGATATATCTTACAAACCTAAAGAATTTTTTGGATCAAAAGATGTAACTTTTAGAGCTACAGCTACAAACTTAACAGATGAGAGATACATCTCTACTATCGTTACAGCAGATAATGCACTAGCTACAAGTGCAACATCTAGCACTTACCAAACAGGCGCTCCTTTTGGAATGTTTTTTAGTGCAAATTTAAAATATTAA